The following proteins come from a genomic window of Andrena cerasifolii isolate SP2316 chromosome 6, iyAndCera1_principal, whole genome shotgun sequence:
- the Ac13e gene encoding adenylyl cyclase 13E isoform X1, with translation MSSMSPPSNRKRSSSVSFTRAKDDSEDATDEIHISLAPYIQTYLAHSGQGLGCCGISLPVPFERAAPRSWLNPRFDSEILEEQFKRSAFPQIRLRFRYALTYILLVSLSWLAYFVIIGTKYNTTTWPAIAATFTTVGAMVSAVLYLTHTDYYKTYVLPISLGVASTLCVLSLLFLAIVPPYIDGLTLVGHFALCSEILLLIYTVLPMPLYACVGISTVYSFLFEFLTAYLYGTKTAREKFFSERTLSTNSTGNDAVIDYTEISAAAYTSLRNFNDTQLLNVMHDDNEYTTASTRAVPYSQDSRLLSVLGLRSPETIIGRLTEAFDDTNVLRSLNSSIMSTIANVNSAIDTSPNDFISKGMNDTTSVLGENVLSRRNGEMSNYFLSSNISSRSFSDDDYFSTSLGIRILMQICIHLIGIHILIMTFVRMRGTFMKVGQSLLVRRQLEMEKQLKEKMIHSVMPPKVADWLMEESEREREREDSLKKGSIPSNNTDIRSLFRPFNMHSMENVSILFADIVGFTRMSSNKTAEELVGILNDLFERFDDLCENHGCEKISTLGDCYYCVSGCPEPRLDHAKCCIEMGLAMIEAIKQFDIERREGVNMRVGVHTGTVLCGIVGTKRFKFDVWSNDVTLANKLESTGKPGRVHLSEQTLSFLDDRYITEEGELINGIKTYFIKSRKSDITNQFVMNATSPKSISPLMQSRHRLASCNSQSKSKYHYLHMVTNTNNYRMKANSLPSILDSENGDTDVADEKGNVNKSPISVGSYGKKRARNKPWKYLQRQRTAEEMTPLEMEEAKAIITERSKTESQSFEDRNGFRQNTSQNDVEMDPNPVPSSPLLSGQEPLSRASSMCSRKDSGIRSNSRRSSIQQQLFLMNGMAQGDLLAHRVSGYYTSSSTLNSVHEPSSSVPPYPFPPAVTDTFGACFHKLRKQSDLQLIRCVQDNVTSQRSYFVKPPLSSVTLFFKNKEMEKEYRDHAHKVSECISGNPPTLATSRFNTYFDILISALVYTAVVASLFLLCQPSLYYMIFFACATTAQIIAVALCVRQLLYPNIVHAPLTQQIFKFFSQWYPWHICGAILVGLPIASILLNYTCSNFHNLNNFEYYYGYLIFVGLVHFCNFTQLNCWMKNFLVTFMGMLFLCLVVNHVSYNQENLYNRFLNGSAHYPYTLANRSNESTVIFDNTSVLTSAYATRTAVARQREAEIVYNERLYNSEIFLDMILLLLLVWFLNREFEISYRLSFHGNAVAARDKSRVQSMKNQADWLLHNIIPKYVADQLKTTAKYSQNHKAVGIIFASIVNFNELYDESYLGGKEYLRVLNELIGDFDELLEKPEFSNVEKIKTIGSTFMAASGLNPQVRQQAGHEYTHLFQLMDFAMAMHKVIYDFNRDLLGFKLILRIGFNYGDVTAGVIGATKLYYDIWGDAVNIASRMDSTGVAGRIQVAKNALDVLSGRYEFEPRGQVYVKGKDNMDVFLLIGKRDDTDTTTSD, from the exons atgTCAAGTATGAGTCCTCCTTCAAATCGAAAGCGAAGCTCATCTGTTAGTTTTACAAGAGCTAAAGATGACAGTGAAGATGCCACGGATGAAATCCATATATCTTTAGCACCGTATATACAAACGTATTTGGCACACAGTGGCCAAGGGCTCGGTTGTTGTGGAATTAGCCTTCCGGTGCCATTCGAACGTGCAGCGCCTAGATCTTGGTTGAATCCTAGGTTCGATTCAGAAATACTTGAAGAACAATTTAAGAGAAGTGCCTTTCCACAAATTAGATTAAGATTTCG GTACGCCCTGACGTATATTTTATTGGTTTCTTTATCATGGTTGGCATACTTTGTTATAATCGGAACAAAATATAATACCACGACATGGCCAGCCATAGCGGCAACTTTCACCACTGTTGGAGCAATGGTATCGGCAGTCTTGTATTTAACGCATACAGATTACTATAAAACCTACGTGTTACCAATCTCACTAGGGGTTGCATCTACGCTTTGCGTCCTCTCTTTACTTTTTCTCGCAATAGTACCACCCTACATAGATGGCTTAACTCTAGTCGGGCATTTCGCACTATGTTCtgagattttattattaatttacacTGTGTTGCCAATGCCACTGTACGCTTGCGTGGGAATATCGACAGTTTATTCctttctatttgaatttttgactGCCTACCTATACGGTACAAAAACTGCAAGGGAGAAGTTTTTTAGCGAACGTACTTTATCGACTAATTCTACAGGGAACGATGCCGTAATAGATTATACCGAAATATCAGCAGCTGCGTATACttctttaagaaattttaatgaCACTCAGCTTTTAAACGTAATGCACGACGACAACGAATATACAACGGCAAGCACGAGAGCAGTACCATATTCTCAGGATTCGAGACTACTGTCTGTCCTTGGGCTGAGGTCGCCCGAAACTATCATCGGAAGACTAACCGAGGCGTTCGACGACACGAATGTTTTGAGAAGCTTGAATTCTAGTATAATGTCGACGATAGCTAACGTTAATTCCGCTATCGACACGTCGCCTAATGATTTCATTTCCAAAGGCATGAACGATACAACGTCGGTGTTAGGAGAGAACGTATTATCACGCAGAAATGGTGAAATGTCCAACTATTTCTTAAGTAGCAACATATCCAGCCGATCGTTTTCGGACGACGATTATTTTTCTACCAGCCTTGGAATAAGAATCCTAATGCAAATCTGCATTCACCTGATaggtatacatattttaataatgactTTTGTAAGAATGCGTGGCACGTTTATGAAAGTCGGCCAGTCTCTGCTGGTTCGGCGCCAGCTAGAGATGGAGAAGCAGCTTAAAGAAAAAATGATTCATTCGGTAATGCCGCCGAAAGTCGCCGACTGGTTAATGGAGGAAAGCgagcgcgagagagagcgcgaaGATTCTTTGAAAAAAGGATCGATACCGTCCAATAATACGGATATCCGTTCACTGTTTCGGCCATTCAATATGCATTCAATGGAAAACGTTAGTATCTTATTCGCTGATATAGTCGGGTTCACGCGAATGAGTTCCAATAAGACTGCCGAGGAATTGGTAGGCATTTTAAATGATCTTTTCGAAAGATTCGATGATTTATGCGAGAATCATGGATGTGAGAAAATTTCTACATTGGGAGACTGTTACTACTGCGTTAGCGGATGTCCAGAGCCAAGGCTTGATCATGCGAAATGTTGTATCGAAATGGGATTAG CTATGATAGAAGCTATAAAACAATTCGATATTGAGAGACGAGAGGGTGTTAACATGAGAGTTGGGGTGCACACTGGAACTGTGCTCTGCGGGATCGTAGGTACCAAGAGATTTAAATTCGATGTTTGGTCTAACGATGTGACGctggcaaataaattagagagcACTGGAAAACCGGGAAGAGTTCACTTAAGCGAGCAAACGTTAAGTTTCCTGGATGATCGGTACATCACAGAAGAAGGGGAATTGATCAATG GTATCAAGACTTATTTCATCAAAAGCCGGAAGTCAGATATCACTAATCAATTCGTAATGAACGCGACATCACCGAAAAGTATATCGCCTTTGATGCAGTCGCGGCATCGCTTGGCCTCTTGCAACAGTCAATCTAAATCCAAGTATCATTATCTCCACATGGTTACCAACACAAATAATTATAGAATGAAAGCGAATTCTCTGCCGAGCATTCTAGATTCGGAGAACGGGGACACGGACGTCGCGGATGAAAAGGGAAACGTGAATAAAAGCCCAATATCCGTCGGTAGTTACGGAAAGAAGAGGGCACGGAACAAGCCGTGGAAGTACTTGCAACGACAACGAACCGCCGAAGAAATGACCCCGCTGGAAATGGAGGAAGCCAAGGCGATTATTACCGAACGCTCAAAAACTGAATCTCAATCGTTCGAAGATCGCAATGGATTTAGGCAG AATACGTCTCAGAACGACGTTGAAATGGACCCGAATCCAGTACCTTCTAGTCCTTTATTGTCTGGTCAAGAGCCGCTCAGTCGTGCCTCTTCTATGTGTAGTAGGAAAGATTCTGGGATCAGAAGTAATAGCAGGCGCAGCAGTATACAGCAACAG TTGTTTTTGATGAACGGTATGGCTCAGGGAGACTTACTGGCACACCGAGTAAGTGGCTATTATACTTCTAGTTCCACGTTGAACTCTGTTCACGAGCCATCGTCTTCGGTACCGCCCTATCCGTTTCCGCCGGCAGTCACGGATACTTTTGGTGCATGCTTTCATAAGTTAAGGAAACAATCTGACCTGCAATTAATCAG GTGCGTCCAGGATAACGTTACGTCTCAGCGATCGTACTTCGTGAAACCGCCGCTCTCGAGCGTGACTCTTTTCTTCAAGAACAAAGAGATGGAGAAAGAATACAGAGATCATGCTCATAAGGTCAGCGAATGTATCAGCGGCAACCCACCCACCCTGGCTACATCGAGGTTCAATACGTATTTTGATATTCTGATATCGGCGCTGGTGTACACTGCCGTCGTAGCCTCGCTCTTTTTACTTTGCCAGCCATCGCTGTACTACATGATCTTCTTCGCCTGTGCCACCACAGCGCAGATCATAGCCGTGGCGCTTTGCGTTCGCCAGCTACTGTATCCAAATATCGTCCATGCGCCATTAACGCAGCAAATATTTAAGTTCTTCTCGCAATGGTATCCCTGGCATATTTGCGGTGCCATTCTGGTCGGTTTGCCCATCGCGTCCATTCTACTCAATTACACGTGCAGCAACTTTCACAATCTAAACAATTTCGAGTACTATTACGGCTATCTGATATTCGTAGGTTTAGTCCATTTCTGTAACTTCACCCAGCTCAACTGTTGGATGAAGAACTTCCTGGTTACGTTCATGGGCATGCTGTTCCTCTGTCTCGTAGTGAATCACGTGTCATACAACCAAGAGAATCTCTATAATCGGTTTCTCAACGGCTCGGCGCATTATCCGTACACCTTGGCCAATCGGTCTAACGAGAGTACCGTGATATTCGACAATACGTCTGTTCTTACGTCGGCCTATGCAACGAGGACCGCTGTCGCGAGGCAACGGGAGGCGGAGATCGTCTACAACGAAAGATTGTACAATTCTGAGATATTTTTAGACATGATACTTCTACTCCTGCTCGTCTGGTTTCTGAATCGCGAGTTCGAGATCAGTTACCGGTTGAGCTTCCACGGGAACGCGGTAGCGGCGCGGGACAAAAGTCGCGTGCAATCTATGAAGAATCAAGCCGACTGGCTTCTGCACAACATTATACCGAAGTACGTGGCGGATCAGCTGAAGACCACCGCGAAGTATTCGCAGAATCACAAGGCCGTGGGGATAATCTTCGCGAGCATAGTGAACTTCAACGAACTCTACGACGAGTCTTACTTGGGCGGCAAAGAGTACCTGCGCGTGCTCAACGAGCTTATCGGCGATTTCGACGAGCTTCTAGAGAAACCGGAGTTCTCGAACGTGGAGAAGATCAAGACGATTGGTAGCACGTTCATGGCGGCCAGCGGCCTGAACCCTCAAGTCAGGCAACAAGCCGGCCACGAGTACACGCATCTCTTTCAGCTGATGGACTTTGCTATGGCGATGC
- the Ac13e gene encoding adenylyl cyclase 13E isoform X2 produces the protein MSSMSPPSNRKRSSSVSFTRAKDDSEDATDEIHISLAPYIQTYLAHSGQGLGCCGISLPVPFERAAPRSWLNPRFDSEILEEQFKRSAFPQIRLRFRYALTYILLVSLSWLAYFVIIGTKYNTTTWPAIAATFTTVGAMVSAVLYLTHTDYYKTYVLPISLGVASTLCVLSLLFLAIVPPYIDGLTLVGHFALCSEILLLIYTVLPMPLYACVGISTVYSFLFEFLTAYLYGTKTAREKFFSERTLSTNSTGNDAVIDYTEISAAAYTSLRNFNDTQLLNVMHDDNEYTTASTRAVPYSQDSRLLSVLGLRSPETIIGRLTEAFDDTNVLRSLNSSIMSTIANVNSAIDTSPNDFISKGMNDTTSVLGENVLSRRNGEMSNYFLSSNISSRSFSDDDYFSTSLGIRILMQICIHLIGIHILIMTFVRMRGTFMKVGQSLLVRRQLEMEKQLKEKMIHSVMPPKVADWLMEESEREREREDSLKKGSIPSNNTDIRSLFRPFNMHSMENVSILFADIVGFTRMSSNKTAEELVGILNDLFERFDDLCENHGCEKISTLGDCYYCVSGCPEPRLDHAKCCIEMGLAMIEAIKQFDIERREGVNMRVGVHTGTVLCGIVGTKRFKFDVWSNDVTLANKLESTGKPGRVHLSEQTLSFLDDRYITEEGELINGIKTYFIKSRKSDITNQFVMNATSPKSISPLMQSRHRLASCNSQSKSKYHYLHMVTNTNNYRMKANSLPSILDSENGDTDVADEKGNVNKSPISVGSYGKKRARNKPWKYLQRQRTAEEMTPLEMEEAKAIITERSKTESQSFEDRNGFRIRLRTTLKWTRIQYLLVLYCLVKSRSVVPLLCVVGKILGSEVIAGAAVYSNSSTLNSVHEPSSSVPPYPFPPAVTDTFGACFHKLRKQSDLQLIRCVQDNVTSQRSYFVKPPLSSVTLFFKNKEMEKEYRDHAHKVSECISGNPPTLATSRFNTYFDILISALVYTAVVASLFLLCQPSLYYMIFFACATTAQIIAVALCVRQLLYPNIVHAPLTQQIFKFFSQWYPWHICGAILVGLPIASILLNYTCSNFHNLNNFEYYYGYLIFVGLVHFCNFTQLNCWMKNFLVTFMGMLFLCLVVNHVSYNQENLYNRFLNGSAHYPYTLANRSNESTVIFDNTSVLTSAYATRTAVARQREAEIVYNERLYNSEIFLDMILLLLLVWFLNREFEISYRLSFHGNAVAARDKSRVQSMKNQADWLLHNIIPKYVADQLKTTAKYSQNHKAVGIIFASIVNFNELYDESYLGGKEYLRVLNELIGDFDELLEKPEFSNVEKIKTIGSTFMAASGLNPQVRQQAGHEYTHLFQLMDFAMAMHKVIYDFNRDLLGFKLILRIGFNYGDVTAGVIGATKLYYDIWGDAVNIASRMDSTGVAGRIQVAKNALDVLSGRYEFEPRGQVYVKGKDNMDVFLLIGKRDDTDTTTSD, from the exons atgTCAAGTATGAGTCCTCCTTCAAATCGAAAGCGAAGCTCATCTGTTAGTTTTACAAGAGCTAAAGATGACAGTGAAGATGCCACGGATGAAATCCATATATCTTTAGCACCGTATATACAAACGTATTTGGCACACAGTGGCCAAGGGCTCGGTTGTTGTGGAATTAGCCTTCCGGTGCCATTCGAACGTGCAGCGCCTAGATCTTGGTTGAATCCTAGGTTCGATTCAGAAATACTTGAAGAACAATTTAAGAGAAGTGCCTTTCCACAAATTAGATTAAGATTTCG GTACGCCCTGACGTATATTTTATTGGTTTCTTTATCATGGTTGGCATACTTTGTTATAATCGGAACAAAATATAATACCACGACATGGCCAGCCATAGCGGCAACTTTCACCACTGTTGGAGCAATGGTATCGGCAGTCTTGTATTTAACGCATACAGATTACTATAAAACCTACGTGTTACCAATCTCACTAGGGGTTGCATCTACGCTTTGCGTCCTCTCTTTACTTTTTCTCGCAATAGTACCACCCTACATAGATGGCTTAACTCTAGTCGGGCATTTCGCACTATGTTCtgagattttattattaatttacacTGTGTTGCCAATGCCACTGTACGCTTGCGTGGGAATATCGACAGTTTATTCctttctatttgaatttttgactGCCTACCTATACGGTACAAAAACTGCAAGGGAGAAGTTTTTTAGCGAACGTACTTTATCGACTAATTCTACAGGGAACGATGCCGTAATAGATTATACCGAAATATCAGCAGCTGCGTATACttctttaagaaattttaatgaCACTCAGCTTTTAAACGTAATGCACGACGACAACGAATATACAACGGCAAGCACGAGAGCAGTACCATATTCTCAGGATTCGAGACTACTGTCTGTCCTTGGGCTGAGGTCGCCCGAAACTATCATCGGAAGACTAACCGAGGCGTTCGACGACACGAATGTTTTGAGAAGCTTGAATTCTAGTATAATGTCGACGATAGCTAACGTTAATTCCGCTATCGACACGTCGCCTAATGATTTCATTTCCAAAGGCATGAACGATACAACGTCGGTGTTAGGAGAGAACGTATTATCACGCAGAAATGGTGAAATGTCCAACTATTTCTTAAGTAGCAACATATCCAGCCGATCGTTTTCGGACGACGATTATTTTTCTACCAGCCTTGGAATAAGAATCCTAATGCAAATCTGCATTCACCTGATaggtatacatattttaataatgactTTTGTAAGAATGCGTGGCACGTTTATGAAAGTCGGCCAGTCTCTGCTGGTTCGGCGCCAGCTAGAGATGGAGAAGCAGCTTAAAGAAAAAATGATTCATTCGGTAATGCCGCCGAAAGTCGCCGACTGGTTAATGGAGGAAAGCgagcgcgagagagagcgcgaaGATTCTTTGAAAAAAGGATCGATACCGTCCAATAATACGGATATCCGTTCACTGTTTCGGCCATTCAATATGCATTCAATGGAAAACGTTAGTATCTTATTCGCTGATATAGTCGGGTTCACGCGAATGAGTTCCAATAAGACTGCCGAGGAATTGGTAGGCATTTTAAATGATCTTTTCGAAAGATTCGATGATTTATGCGAGAATCATGGATGTGAGAAAATTTCTACATTGGGAGACTGTTACTACTGCGTTAGCGGATGTCCAGAGCCAAGGCTTGATCATGCGAAATGTTGTATCGAAATGGGATTAG CTATGATAGAAGCTATAAAACAATTCGATATTGAGAGACGAGAGGGTGTTAACATGAGAGTTGGGGTGCACACTGGAACTGTGCTCTGCGGGATCGTAGGTACCAAGAGATTTAAATTCGATGTTTGGTCTAACGATGTGACGctggcaaataaattagagagcACTGGAAAACCGGGAAGAGTTCACTTAAGCGAGCAAACGTTAAGTTTCCTGGATGATCGGTACATCACAGAAGAAGGGGAATTGATCAATG GTATCAAGACTTATTTCATCAAAAGCCGGAAGTCAGATATCACTAATCAATTCGTAATGAACGCGACATCACCGAAAAGTATATCGCCTTTGATGCAGTCGCGGCATCGCTTGGCCTCTTGCAACAGTCAATCTAAATCCAAGTATCATTATCTCCACATGGTTACCAACACAAATAATTATAGAATGAAAGCGAATTCTCTGCCGAGCATTCTAGATTCGGAGAACGGGGACACGGACGTCGCGGATGAAAAGGGAAACGTGAATAAAAGCCCAATATCCGTCGGTAGTTACGGAAAGAAGAGGGCACGGAACAAGCCGTGGAAGTACTTGCAACGACAACGAACCGCCGAAGAAATGACCCCGCTGGAAATGGAGGAAGCCAAGGCGATTATTACCGAACGCTCAAAAACTGAATCTCAATCGTTCGAAGATCGCAATGGATTTAG AATACGTCTCAGAACGACGTTGAAATGGACCCGAATCCAGTACCTTCTAGTCCTTTATTGTCTGGTCAAGAGCCGCTCAGTCGTGCCTCTTCTATGTGTAGTAGGAAAGATTCTGGGATCAGAAGTAATAGCAGGCGCAGCAGTATACAGCAACAG TTCCACGTTGAACTCTGTTCACGAGCCATCGTCTTCGGTACCGCCCTATCCGTTTCCGCCGGCAGTCACGGATACTTTTGGTGCATGCTTTCATAAGTTAAGGAAACAATCTGACCTGCAATTAATCAG GTGCGTCCAGGATAACGTTACGTCTCAGCGATCGTACTTCGTGAAACCGCCGCTCTCGAGCGTGACTCTTTTCTTCAAGAACAAAGAGATGGAGAAAGAATACAGAGATCATGCTCATAAGGTCAGCGAATGTATCAGCGGCAACCCACCCACCCTGGCTACATCGAGGTTCAATACGTATTTTGATATTCTGATATCGGCGCTGGTGTACACTGCCGTCGTAGCCTCGCTCTTTTTACTTTGCCAGCCATCGCTGTACTACATGATCTTCTTCGCCTGTGCCACCACAGCGCAGATCATAGCCGTGGCGCTTTGCGTTCGCCAGCTACTGTATCCAAATATCGTCCATGCGCCATTAACGCAGCAAATATTTAAGTTCTTCTCGCAATGGTATCCCTGGCATATTTGCGGTGCCATTCTGGTCGGTTTGCCCATCGCGTCCATTCTACTCAATTACACGTGCAGCAACTTTCACAATCTAAACAATTTCGAGTACTATTACGGCTATCTGATATTCGTAGGTTTAGTCCATTTCTGTAACTTCACCCAGCTCAACTGTTGGATGAAGAACTTCCTGGTTACGTTCATGGGCATGCTGTTCCTCTGTCTCGTAGTGAATCACGTGTCATACAACCAAGAGAATCTCTATAATCGGTTTCTCAACGGCTCGGCGCATTATCCGTACACCTTGGCCAATCGGTCTAACGAGAGTACCGTGATATTCGACAATACGTCTGTTCTTACGTCGGCCTATGCAACGAGGACCGCTGTCGCGAGGCAACGGGAGGCGGAGATCGTCTACAACGAAAGATTGTACAATTCTGAGATATTTTTAGACATGATACTTCTACTCCTGCTCGTCTGGTTTCTGAATCGCGAGTTCGAGATCAGTTACCGGTTGAGCTTCCACGGGAACGCGGTAGCGGCGCGGGACAAAAGTCGCGTGCAATCTATGAAGAATCAAGCCGACTGGCTTCTGCACAACATTATACCGAAGTACGTGGCGGATCAGCTGAAGACCACCGCGAAGTATTCGCAGAATCACAAGGCCGTGGGGATAATCTTCGCGAGCATAGTGAACTTCAACGAACTCTACGACGAGTCTTACTTGGGCGGCAAAGAGTACCTGCGCGTGCTCAACGAGCTTATCGGCGATTTCGACGAGCTTCTAGAGAAACCGGAGTTCTCGAACGTGGAGAAGATCAAGACGATTGGTAGCACGTTCATGGCGGCCAGCGGCCTGAACCCTCAAGTCAGGCAACAAGCCGGCCACGAGTACACGCATCTCTTTCAGCTGATGGACTTTGCTATGGCGATGC